In Arenicella chitinivorans, one genomic interval encodes:
- the rpoD gene encoding RNA polymerase sigma factor RpoD yields the protein MDSSSKKTELKRLILKGKEQGFLTYREINDHLPEDMNDTDQIESVVNMINDMGIDVFDSVPDADTLLHKAAADKEAEEDDDNTDAVLATAVESEFGRTTDPVRMYMREMGTVDLLTRADEINLAQRIEDGIRQSTEAMAACPSAIQSILNAFDAIEKEEMRLTDLLVAFIDPNAEIDPNPVQSGSAAQNNKDDSDDGESDDADDDEDDDSSEKAVDTGPDMDEAVERFTLMRKQHARHAKALESHGYDSKQARKVQAELIEGLMEIKFVPKVIENLWEMIREQVEVIRGFEKTIMDIAVAEAGISRKEFIEIFVGNETDEKLYDKLLAAAKKKDEIEDNQAMIVMSQTKLMRIVDTLGVPIEEIKDINRRMSIGEAKARRAKKEMVEANLRLVISIAKKYTNRGLQFLDLIQEGNIGLMKAVDKFEYRRGYKFSTYATWWIRQAITRSIADQARTIRIPVHMIETINKLNRISRQILQEKGREALPEELAEKMEMPEDKIRKVLKIAKEPISMETPIGDDEDSNLGDFIEDKNVEAPMEAATTSGLLFATSEILESLTPREAKVLRMRFGIGMNTDHTLEEVGKQFDVTRERIRQIEAKALRKLRHPSRSEHLKSFLEQN from the coding sequence ATGGATTCGAGTAGCAAAAAAACCGAACTCAAACGTCTAATTCTCAAAGGTAAGGAGCAGGGTTTCCTGACTTATCGAGAAATCAACGACCATCTTCCAGAAGACATGAATGACACCGATCAGATTGAGTCGGTAGTTAACATGATCAACGACATGGGGATTGATGTCTTCGACAGCGTGCCAGATGCCGACACTTTATTGCACAAAGCAGCGGCGGATAAGGAAGCAGAAGAAGACGATGACAACACGGATGCTGTATTAGCAACCGCGGTTGAAAGTGAGTTTGGCCGTACGACTGACCCAGTGCGCATGTACATGCGTGAAATGGGTACGGTTGATCTGCTGACGCGCGCCGATGAGATCAATCTGGCGCAACGCATTGAAGACGGTATCCGTCAATCGACTGAAGCGATGGCGGCCTGTCCGTCTGCGATTCAATCGATCCTGAATGCGTTTGATGCAATCGAAAAAGAAGAAATGCGTTTAACCGATCTGCTGGTGGCGTTCATCGACCCAAATGCCGAGATCGATCCGAATCCTGTACAGTCTGGTTCTGCTGCGCAGAACAACAAAGACGACAGTGATGACGGCGAGAGTGATGACGCCGATGATGACGAGGACGATGATAGTTCTGAAAAGGCGGTGGATACCGGTCCAGATATGGACGAGGCCGTCGAACGTTTCACCTTGATGCGTAAACAACACGCACGTCATGCCAAAGCACTTGAAAGCCACGGCTACGACAGCAAGCAGGCACGAAAAGTGCAGGCCGAGCTGATTGAAGGCCTAATGGAGATCAAATTCGTACCCAAGGTTATCGAAAACCTTTGGGAGATGATTCGTGAACAAGTGGAAGTGATTCGTGGTTTTGAGAAAACCATCATGGATATCGCGGTTGCTGAAGCGGGTATCTCGCGAAAAGAATTCATCGAGATATTTGTGGGCAACGAAACCGATGAGAAGCTCTACGACAAGCTGTTAGCGGCGGCCAAAAAGAAAGACGAGATCGAAGACAATCAGGCCATGATTGTGATGTCACAAACCAAGTTGATGCGGATTGTAGATACCTTGGGTGTGCCCATCGAAGAAATCAAGGATATCAATCGTCGTATGTCGATTGGCGAGGCGAAAGCACGTCGCGCTAAGAAAGAGATGGTTGAGGCCAACTTACGTTTAGTCATCTCGATTGCCAAGAAATACACTAACCGTGGTCTGCAATTCCTCGATCTGATTCAGGAGGGCAACATTGGTTTGATGAAAGCGGTTGATAAATTTGAATACCGTCGTGGTTACAAGTTCTCGACCTATGCTACATGGTGGATTCGTCAAGCCATCACGCGCTCTATTGCAGACCAAGCGCGCACGATTCGAATTCCAGTGCACATGATCGAAACGATCAACAAGCTGAATCGAATTTCGCGACAGATTTTGCAAGAGAAAGGTCGTGAAGCATTGCCAGAAGAATTGGCGGAAAAAATGGAAATGCCGGAAGACAAAATCCGCAAAGTGCTCAAGATTGCCAAAGAGCCGATTTCCATGGAAACCCCGATTGGTGACGACGAAGATTCGAATCTGGGTGATTTTATCGAAGATAAAAACGTCGAAGCGCCAATGGAAGCCGCCACCACTTCGGGTTTGTTGTTCGCTACCTCTGAAATTCTCGAAAGTCTGACACCGCGCGAAGCCAAAGTACTGCGCATGCGTTTCGGTATTGGTATGAATACCGACCACACGCTGGAAGAAGTCGGTAAACAGTTCGACGTGACACGTGAACGGATTCGTCAAATTGAAGCCAAGGCGCTACGCAAATTGCGTCATCCAAGTCGCTCTGAACACTTAAAAAGCTTCCTCGAACAAAACTAA
- the dnaG gene encoding DNA primase, with the protein MAGRIPQHFIDQLLNRVDVVDLIDGYVPLKKAGANYKACCPFHNEKTPSFTVSPAKQFYHCFGCGANGTAIGFLMEYDHMEFREAIEKLASLAGMEIPEESQGHTPKPKVSQGIDLYQLMDTVNEFYQQQLRAHTHKQQAIDYLKQRGISGQIAKRFGLGFAPPGWDNLMSTHGATTSAQKALLDTGMLTENDKKRVYDRFRHRIMFPIHDHRGRVVGFGGRVLNKADEQAGNPKYLNSPETPIFHKGSELYNLHGARAGIKDADGVLVVEGYMDVVALAQAGIDNAVATLGTATSSMHLQRLFRHTQNITFSFDGDRAGRAAAWKALETSLPLLQDGYQMSFLFLPDGEDPDTMVKKVGKEAFEALVRDAMPLPDFLIDTLKSQADVNRLDGRAKLSKLARPLLEKLPGGVLKKLLVDRLSLITQVSEADLLPAKAASAPPVGSTRRQAKPQAHSKQHTYITPIRRALSLILQYPQFYEEFTVLNAIPETQVRGIGTIQELHAVCAATDKPTTAILLERYRQASYFDTLMALANHAHNNKESLDDDEARHLIRMNNQRIIEDFNRSQPEQINGELEALIKKAKVTELSETEHARKQQLTEFYLNSLKS; encoded by the coding sequence ATGGCCGGACGTATCCCTCAACATTTTATTGATCAGTTACTAAACCGCGTGGATGTGGTCGACCTGATCGACGGATACGTTCCGTTGAAAAAAGCCGGTGCCAATTACAAGGCCTGTTGCCCCTTCCATAACGAAAAAACGCCATCGTTTACCGTCTCGCCGGCTAAGCAGTTTTATCACTGTTTTGGTTGTGGGGCGAACGGCACCGCGATTGGCTTTTTGATGGAATACGACCACATGGAATTCCGCGAGGCGATCGAAAAGTTAGCGTCGTTGGCGGGTATGGAAATTCCTGAGGAGTCGCAAGGTCATACGCCTAAACCGAAGGTTAGCCAGGGCATTGATCTGTACCAGTTGATGGATACCGTCAATGAGTTCTATCAGCAGCAATTGCGCGCACACACTCACAAGCAACAGGCGATTGACTACCTAAAGCAACGCGGAATAAGCGGTCAGATTGCCAAGCGTTTTGGTCTTGGTTTTGCGCCGCCTGGTTGGGACAATTTAATGTCGACGCATGGCGCCACGACGTCAGCACAAAAAGCCTTGCTTGATACTGGCATGTTGACTGAAAACGACAAAAAACGCGTCTATGATCGTTTCCGTCATCGCATAATGTTCCCAATTCATGATCATCGAGGCCGAGTGGTGGGCTTTGGCGGTCGCGTGCTGAATAAGGCCGACGAACAAGCAGGCAACCCGAAATACCTGAACTCACCGGAAACGCCAATTTTTCACAAAGGCTCGGAATTGTATAACTTGCATGGCGCGCGAGCGGGTATCAAGGACGCAGACGGCGTGCTAGTGGTTGAGGGCTATATGGATGTGGTGGCGTTAGCGCAGGCCGGGATCGACAACGCAGTCGCCACTTTGGGTACCGCCACCAGCAGCATGCATTTGCAGCGCTTGTTTCGACATACACAAAACATCACCTTCAGTTTTGACGGTGACCGAGCTGGTCGAGCCGCAGCCTGGAAGGCATTAGAAACCAGTCTTCCGTTGCTGCAAGACGGCTATCAGATGAGCTTTTTATTTCTACCTGATGGCGAAGATCCGGACACCATGGTGAAAAAAGTGGGCAAAGAGGCTTTTGAAGCGTTAGTGCGCGATGCCATGCCATTGCCGGATTTTTTGATAGACACATTAAAATCGCAAGCAGATGTAAACCGGCTTGATGGACGCGCTAAACTGAGTAAGCTGGCGCGTCCCCTGCTGGAAAAGCTACCGGGTGGTGTGTTGAAGAAACTACTGGTCGATCGGTTGTCTCTAATTACTCAGGTCAGTGAAGCGGATCTGTTGCCGGCCAAAGCGGCTTCTGCGCCACCTGTTGGTTCGACACGACGCCAGGCTAAGCCACAGGCGCACAGTAAACAGCACACATACATCACACCGATCCGACGTGCGTTGTCGTTGATTCTGCAGTATCCACAGTTTTATGAGGAATTCACGGTGTTGAATGCAATCCCTGAAACGCAAGTACGTGGTATTGGCACGATTCAGGAGCTTCATGCGGTGTGCGCTGCCACTGACAAACCGACGACCGCAATCTTGCTTGAACGTTATCGTCAAGCCAGTTATTTCGATACGCTGATGGCGCTTGCAAACCATGCGCACAATAATAAGGAGTCACTGGATGACGACGAAGCGCGGCACCTGATTCGAATGAATAATCAACGAATTATTGAGGATTTTAATCGATCGCAGCCGGAGCAAATTAACGGCGAGTTAGAAGCCTTAATCAAGAAAGCCAAGGTTACGGAACTGAGTGAGACCGAGCACGCCAGAAAGCAACAACTCACCGAATTTTATTTAAACAGCCTAAAATCGTGA